TGCTGGCTGCAGCCTAAGGTACCGTCAAAGTATTTTCATGCAGCCACGTCGTGCACATGGACAATGCTGTTGCTTCACAGCTCTTCCTTGCTGAAAAAAATAATTATGCCCTCTAGTTTCTTCACAGCATGAAATAATGCGTCAGACGGGTAGGGAAGCCCACGTATTTCACAAAGCTCTGTGGACTAACAATTTTCGCCAAACAGACTGCATTGCACCAGGTCAGAAGCAGCGCCGTTGCTGCCGACTACTCGGCATTGCTTCGCTGTCAGATGGCCAGCAGGAACTATTACATCAGAAAGAAATCGCCAGAAAAGCTTTCGTTGATCGGGCGCTAACACACGCAGCAGTCACTGCACAGGAGCCGAGAATGTAGAGCTACATGGCTACGCTGACTACCCCACCAGCCCATGCTGCAGCAGCACAGCCTCACGGATCAGGTTTTCTTCCACGCGCACCGTTTCACGCCATGCATGGTGAGTGGGGGCGCCTGAACACACTCCCCGATATTCTCATACAATATAAACGTACTAAACAATAACGCTTGCTGGTATCCATACGTGACCCGAACTGGATTAGTCTGTAAACAGGCGTTCCCCATTCGAAACGCATTACGTCCTGTTCAGATGTGGTGCGGTGATCTGAAATTAGCATTCGTGTACCTCCGTCTTGCAGTTTAAGCTATCAAATGGTGCAGTTGAGTCCAGGTAGCAAACGCCATTCgatgttttcttttgcttttgtcGTTAACAGCATTAATGAACGTTGTAGAAAAgtttcacgttttctttttcttaaaggCATGGCATATATTGGCACTGCCTGTAGCAGTTCAGCTGGCGCTTTAGTTTCTGATGACGCCTCCACATTGAATGGCATGAGCACTGTTGCCCACGAAGCACTTCACACGTAAGTACGTAAGGCCCTTGTTTTTGTGGCtgccatatatattttttttaaattgaccCTTGGTACATAGCAATGTTTTGTACTTCCTTAAAGTGATTAATTTCTAATCCGGAGATTATTTGCGCAAAACATCAACCGTAGTATCTTAGAAATGCGCGAGAATTGTTTAAGGGATTAAGGTAGTTATTTTTTATCCATATGTGGTAAAAGGAGATGTTGGAGCACTAATCAGGCACCGGCGACTCCTTATTTCTTGAAAGGATCCAGCATACAGCACACAAATTTCTCGCAGTAAAACAAGGAGTAATAGAATAGCGCGATTAAAACTGCCAAAGAGCGCTCCAACAGCAGCAACAGGACCAGAAAGGAAAACACAAAAATATCAAACATTATTCTCAGAGAAACATCAAAAGAAAAATGATGTGCGGCACATACAACTGACGAAGTAACACCACGATAATGTCGACGAGACAATGTCGGAAATGCAATTGATATTGCACCCAATAATGTATCTAGTGATCATGAAGATGAAGGATCATATGTTGGCAATATAACACACAACGTATAATAATAACTATGATATACATGTAATAAGGGACGTTATATTAATAGGAACATAAATGTCTTaataattcattcattcagtttatttaggCAAACAGAAAATTTGCCTGGGTTGAAAGGACTAAAGGCAGATTTCCTCTGCCTGACTACGGTCCGTCCacccatacatttgctcagatgcagtgcaaaaaaaatacatatttccctttttttttggaTACTCAAGCTGATCGCCGAAGTAAGCGGACGTGCTTCATCGGCTCCGGCTTCAACAAATGATTTCGCAGCGATTTCAACCGTGCTTCACCGGAAATCTTTCACTAACGGACCTGTGAAGTCGAGAGGAATCGACAGATACCTGATTTTTAGGTGGGCCATCATTTTTCGCGGAGTTATTGAACTCTCTGTGCTGCGACCCAGCCGCAGCCACTCTGGGTCTAGGCGTGAACGCCTACCGCTAGGCCTAGCCGGCGCAACAGCTGCGTGCCGCCGATGGACGCGGTGCCACGTATGCGGACTCTTTCCAACGAAGCGGCACAAGCCGATGAACGTGACTTAAGAATGAATGTGCAAGTGATGGGGGAAGATATTTCCGCCGAAGAACTTACCGAAGACGCCGGATGGAAGACCGCTGGAACGCGGCGTTCGAGAACCCGGCACCGCGCGCAGGACTTGCCGCACGACATCGACGCAAGAACGGACATGCTCGGTTCAGGCCGGCAAGGTACGAAACCTaagaatgtcaaaggaaaggttATCAAGGCGGGACGCATGCCCAGACTACCGAAAGAGGATATCAAGATTGTGGTGCGACCACAGGGTGGCCTCGACATCGTCAAGGTCGGCGCCCCGGCAGTCACCGCCGCCATCTTCGCGGCTGCCAGTATGACGGGTGAAGAAAGCGCGGAAGACACGGTCTGTCCGAACTTGCACCAGAACATCGTCGTCGTCAGCACTCCGAAACGAGCGAACGCGGACCGCTACGCCAGAATGCGGCAGATTTACATCCAAGGGAAACTGCACGAAGTGAATGTGTACGAAACTGCACCCGATAATACAACAAAGGGAGTGATTCGAGGCATTCCCATTGAGGACGGACCCCGAGCGCTGGACGAGAACATCGTAAACCCGAGAAACCCACTGGCACTGGCCGCCAAACGCATAGGCAATACGTCCACGGTAGTCATCGCGTTCGACGGACTCAAGGTGCCCAAGCTCGTCAGGTACGGTGCAACACTCATCCCTTGCACTTTATATCGCAAGCAAATCGACATCTGTTACCAATGCGGCCGCCTCGGCCACCGTATGGACGTTTGCCCAAATCCTGCCAACCGGATCTGCCGTGGCTGCGGTCTCCGCAACCCAAACCAAGAACACCAATGCTCGCCCAAGTGTGACCTGTGCGGCGGCGCCCACATGACCGCCGACAAGGACTGCAAAGCAAGGTACAAGACTCCGTACGTGATTCGCAGACGACGATGGGAGCATCAATCTGCAAATAACCAACTGACGCAGCAAGACCTCCCGCCCACCGAGATGACCAAACCCAGATCCAAGTCGCGATCCCGTAGCCGGTCCCGGTCTTGTAGCAGGACAAGGCGCAGCCGCGCTCCGACAAGATCCAGATCCACGACGCCGGCTCCCGTAGACAAGGTGAGCTGGGCTGACAAGGTCCGGGGCACTGCGCGAGAGGGGGTCGGTAAAGCACCTACAGTTCCAGAGCAAAATCAAGCGACCAATACCGGTATTGTGGAGGAGCTCAGAAAAGAGAACGCGGTAATGCGCGATTTACTCCAAAAGCTAATGCAAGAGGTGCGAGAACTCAGACGCGAGCGCGCCGCGCCGGAACAGAGCAAACCTAACGAAAAACACCCGGTGCCGGCGAGCATTCCAGACGCGGGCGCACCGGCTCCGAAAAAACGGGCGATGCAACCAGAAGCCTACGCGGGAGGCTCCGAGAGCCAGGTACAAGTGGAAATTATAGACATCAAGAAAATGCTACGCACCATGCAAAGCACCATTGAGACACTACACGCAACAGTCCTCGGGCTCGCAAACAGGACCACTAACCTCGAGGGAAACATGCAGATGACAATGAATCACCCCGTATTTACGCAACACGGAAACGTTACGGCGAGCAGCGATGCGGGACCGAGCTCCCATCAAGGGCAGCCGGGTACCTTAAACCCGCATCATGGCCAACGCTAATCAAGGGATAGTATTatggcagtggaattgccgcgGCTTCGCCGGCAAAAAGGCAGTTCTACAGCAACACATCAGGCATTCAACACGAAAACCAGACGTAATATTACTACAAGAAACGCTTACAAACGCGGTTACTTTAACAGGCTACAAAGCGCACAGCAGCAAAATTGAGGGAAGGGGTCTATGTACGCTCGTAAGGAAGCGTCTCACATTCGTTGACCACGAACTAAGCGGCGTCCAGATGGAACACGCTCTCATCGAATTAGTGCCGACTAAGCGGAGGAAAGAAAGCATATTCCTACTGAATGTCTATAGCAGCCCGTCGAAACAGCGCCAACGATTTCGGGCGTTGCTTCAGAAGACGCTCAAGATTGCCGGGTCCCGGACGCTTATTGCAGGAGGTGATTTCAATGCGGCAGACACGGCGTGGGGTTACGGATACAGCACGGCCAAGGGAAGACAACTCGGGCAAGACGCGCAGGAACTAGACTTCACGTTAATTACGGATCCAGCGCACCCGACTAGAATAGGCAACTCCACCACCAGGGACACGACTCCGGACCTGACGTTCGTCAGAAATGCCGGGGTGGCAGCCATCACGTGGAAAAACACGTCCGCCGACCTTGGGAGTGACCACATGATAATAGAAATATATGTCCCGACGCCGGACAAAGCGCAGGGCAGTAAACGCAAATTTGATTGGACCGACTGGGAAGATTTTAGAAAGAAACGAGGGCAACAAGTGCCTACAGAAGATAAGATCACGGACATCGAAGCATGGACCCGCTCACTGGTCGCGGACACAAAAGCGTCAACCAAGACAATCGAAACTGAGGTCGAAACAGACAGGATGGACAGCCGCCTGGCGCATCTCATCGAGGCGAAGAACTCAATC
The nucleotide sequence above comes from Rhipicephalus sanguineus isolate Rsan-2018 chromosome 8, BIME_Rsan_1.4, whole genome shotgun sequence. Encoded proteins:
- the LOC125759455 gene encoding uncharacterized protein LOC125759455 — translated: MDAVPRMRTLSNEAAQADERDLRMNVQVMGEDISAEELTEDAGWKTAGTRRSRTRHRAQDLPHDIDARTDMLGSGRQGTKPKNVKGKVIKAGRMPRLPKEDIKIVVRPQGGLDIVKVGAPAVTAAIFAAASMTGEESAEDTVCPNLHQNIVVVSTPKRANADRYARMRQIYIQGKLHEVNVYETAPDNTTKGVIRGIPIEDGPRALDENIVNPRNPLALAAKRIGNTSTVVIAFDGLKVPKLVRYGATLIPCTLYRKQIDICYQCGRLGHRMDVCPNPANRICRGCGLRNPNQEHQCSPKCDLCGGAHMTADKDCKARYKTPYVIRRRRWEHQSANNQLTQQDLPPTEMTKPRSKSRSRSRSRSCSRTRRSRAPTRSRSTTPAPVDKVSWADKVRGTAREGVGKAPTVPEQNQATNTGIVEELRKENAVMRDLLQKLMQEVRELRRERAAPEQSKPNEKHPVPASIPDAGAPAPKKRAMQPEAYAGGSESQVQVEIIDIKKMLRTMQSTIETLHATVLGLANRTTNLEGNMQMTMNHPVFTQHGNVTASSDAGPSSHQGQPGTLNPHHGQR